Proteins encoded within one genomic window of Etheostoma cragini isolate CJK2018 chromosome 21, CSU_Ecrag_1.0, whole genome shotgun sequence:
- the LOC117937106 gene encoding mucin-19-like, with product MATLTSQHKALVSSTILSGSCGLANMVFGLSLSVSWICLLFSSSACFPVSKDYRYPYTAAWGSGGGNTPESNLQSEDSRPPLVNLQYGPFAIYQQPEADPQQASSPTGNKSPSRLGAPSVAAGLSPSYEPNSFIVSYDSSSNQPASTLSLGAGYFSPTAHPLPSTGTRTKTPSFSVQSQSVAGTSENANKDSSGSASDLVYEASPTYPVVGVMVNTLDFGDGPVPYIGAPATNTYDAGSRPYANKHPATQAALQRSINTAATGWLDDKSFPYGEAPTSFRFGVKTYAPAPATYNLDGSASQGAGYVSPTARPLPRASTPSLSLQSQSVAGTSGTSNVGPSGAASNAGNKVTILDFGGGPVSYISSPATYTHNAGSYPYASKHPATQGGQADGNTAAPSKLYGGPISYSYPSAVTPATYHSGEGPASQGVGSIRSSSHSLPHSGKKTPSFSVQSQSDAGTSVNSKMGVGGVALGPVYWASQAHPAAGNMTTTLDFGDGPVPYISAPVTYPYNAGSYPYASKHPATQAGQTSRNTAANGGLDRPITYGSAPTNFRFGFAPFPTPAPATSNYVDSAGSAPGLSWASQPERETDSLFPDFSAFESLPPPSSRNGYQRALEALTQSRHSSGYYEPPVFASKAVKTTPKTPRDWFQGLTVEFEESCKTILRWQHQGSSHQVHIAVGSPYKPFSSSQVKQIIQKTK from the exons ATGGCTACGCTCACTTCACAGCACAAAGCTCTGGTCTCTAGTACAATCCTCTCAGGCAGCTGTGGACTTGCAAACATGGTGTTTGGACTGTCTTTAAG TGTTTCTTGGATCTGTCTATTGTTCAGCAGTAGTGCTTGTTTTCCTGTATCAAAAG ACTACAGATATCCCTACACTGCTGCCTGGGGCTCTGGTGGTGGAAATACTCCTGAATCAAACCTTCAGTCTGAAGACTCACGCCCTCCTTTGGTGAACCTGCAGTATGGACCATTTGCTATTTATCAGCAGCCTGAGGCAGACCCCCAACAGGCCAGCTCTCCCACTGGAAACAAGTCCCCATCCAGACTAGGAGCTCCCAGTGTGGCTGCAGGCTTGTCACCAAGTTATGAGCCAAACAGTTTTATTGTGAGTTATGATTCCAGCTCCAACCAACCCGCCAGTACCCTTTCCCTGGGTGCAGGGTATTTCAGCCCTACTGCTCATCCACTTCCATCTACCGGTACTAGGACAAAGACTCCTAGCTTCTCTGTGCAGTCTCAGTCTGTTGCTGGTACCAGTGAAAACGCCAATAAGGATTCAAGTGGGTCAGCATCAGACCTAGTGTATGAGGCTTCTCCAACATACCCTGTCGTTGGGGTCATGGTCAACACCTTGGACTTTGGTGATGGACCTGTTCCTTACATCGGTGCTCCTGCAACCAACACCTATGATGCTGGATCTCGTCCTTATGCCAACAAGCACCCTGCAACACAAGCCG ctctacaaaGAAGTATCAACACAGCTGCCACAGGCTGGCTTGATGATAAATCTTTTCCCTATGGCGAGGCTCCTACAAGCTTCAGGTTTGGTGTTAAAACTTACGCCCCCGCTCCTGCAACCTACAACTTGGATGGGTCTGCGTCCCAGGGTGCAGGGTATGTCAGCCCTACTGCTCGTCCTCTTCCACGTGCAAGCACTCCAAGCTTGTCTTTGCAGTCTCAGTCTGTTGCTGGAACCAGTGGAACCTCCAATGTGGGTCCAAGTGGGGCAGCATCTAATGCTGGGAACAAAGTCACTATCTTAGACTTCGGTGGTGGACCAGTTTCTTACATCAGTTCTCCTGCAACCTACACCCATAATGCTGGATCGTATCCGTATGCCAGCAAGCACCCTGCAACACAAGGTG gtCAAGCAGATGGTAACACAGCTGCCCCCAGTAAGCTTTATGGTGGACCTATTTCCTACTCGTATCCTTCCGCTGTCACTCCTGCAACCTACCACTCTGGTGAGGGCCCTGCTTCCCAGGGTGTAGGGTCCATCAGATCTAGTTCTCATTCCCTTCCACACAGTGGGAAGAAGACTCCTAGCTTCTCTGTGCAGTCTCAGTCTGATGCTGGTACCAGTGTAAATTCCAAAATGGGTGTTGGAGGGGTGGCATTAGGCCCAGTCTATTGGGCTTCTCAAGCACACCCTGCTGCTGGGAACATGACCACAACCCTGGACTTTGGTGATGGACCTGTTCCTTACATCAGTGCTCCTGTAACCTACCCCTATAATGCTGGCTCTTATCCTTATGCCAGCAAGCACCCTGCAACGCAAGCAG GTCAAACAAGTCGTAACACAGCTGCTAATGGTGGGCTTGACAGACCTATTACTTACGGCAGTGCTCCTACAAACTTTAGGTTTGGTTTTGCACCTTTTCCCACCCCTGCTCCTGCAACCTCCAACTATGTAGACAGTGCTGGTTCTGCCCCCGGCCTTTCTTGGGCCTCCCAGCCTGAAAGAGAAACTGACTCCTTGTTCCCAGACTTCTCTGCATTTGAGTCTCTGCCGCCACCTTCATCTAGAAATGGCTACCAGCGAGCACTAGAAGCCCTTACCCAAAGTAGGCACTCCTCAGGGTACTATGAGCCACCAGTCTTTGCCTCTAAGGCTGTCAAAACAACACCCAAGACTCCAAGGGA
- the psme3 gene encoding proteasome activator complex subunit 3, with the protein MSSLLKVDNEIKTKVDAFRERITSEAEDLVANFFPKKLLELDHFLKDPIINIADLKEIHSEINLTVPDPILLSNLHDGLEAQNAKKRKLEDGGDEAMVTGTKVFVMPGGMMKSNGSLVDLIEKVKPEIRTLIEKCNTVKMWVQLLIPRIEDGNNFGVSIQEETVAELRTVEGEAASYLDQISRYYITRAKLVSKIAKYPHVEDYRRTVTEIDEKEYISLKIIVSELRNQYVTLHDMILKNIEKIKRPRSSNTDALY; encoded by the exons ATGTCTTCACTCCTCAAGGTGGACAATGAAATTAAAACCAAG GTTGATGCTTTCAGGGAACGTATCACTTCAGAA GCAGAGGATCTAGTTGCAAATTTTTTCCCAAAGAAGTTGCTGGAACTTGATCACTTCTTAAAg gatCCAATCATAAACATCGCTGACCTGAAGGAGATCCACTCTGAGATAAACCTGACGGTGCCCGACCCCATTTTGCTCTCAAACCTGCATGACGGACTAGAAGCG CAAAATGCTAAAAAGAGAAAGCTCGAGGACGGAGGTGATGAGGCCATGG TGACTGGCACCAAGGTCTTCGTCATGCCTGGTGGGATGATGAAGAGCAACGGAAGCCTTGTTGATCTTATTGAAAAGGTCAAACCAGAGATCAGGACACTTATAGAGAAATGTAACACA GTCAAAATGTGGGTTCAGCTGCTTATCCCCAGGATAGAGGACGGCAACAACTTTGGAGTGTCAATCCAGGAGGAGACGGTCGCTGAACTCAGAACAGTTGAAGGAGAGGCAGCATCTTACCTCGACCAGATATCACG ataCTACATTACAAGGGCAAAGCTGGTTTCTAAAATAGCAAAATATCCACATGTG gaGGACTATCGGCGCACAGTAACCGAGATTGACGAGAAGGAATACATCAGTCTGAAGATCATAGTTTCTGAGCTCCGAAATCAATAC GTAACGTTACACGACATGATCCTGAAGAACATTGAGAAGATCAAGAGGCCTCGGAGCAGTAATACTGACGCATTGTACTGA
- the g6pca.1 gene encoding glucose-6-phosphatase a, catalytic subunit, tandem duplicate 1, whose protein sequence is MDLLHSWGVELAVHLQTTHSRYEGLFSLASTVADLHTTYFCFFPIWFHLRRDTGLRLIWTAVLGDWLNLVLKWVLFGERPYWWVHETRFYGTGPAPSLQQFPITCETGPGSPSGHAMGAAGVWYVMVTGLLTIATEKRCPSLLYKFLQAGLWMLMGLVVLVVCMSRVYMAAHFPHQVVAGVITGVLVAEVVSKEKWIYSASMKKYFYMTLFLTSFAVGFYVILKALDVDLLWTLEKAQKWCVRAEWVHLDSTPFASLLRNMGTLFGLGLGLHLPLYTDTNKRSTSFKMGCIIVSLFLLQLLDGWTFSSKNLTIFYFVSFGKSAVALLIPTTLVPWALCWICKGKREDKNL, encoded by the exons ATGGATCTTCTTCACAGTTGGGGGGTTGAGCTGGCGGTCCATCTGCAGACCACACACAGCAGGTATGAGGGCTTGTTTAGCCTGGCGTCCACAGTGGCTGACCTGCACACCACGTACTTCTGCTTCTTCCCGATCTGGTTCCACCTGCGGAGGGACACGGGGCTCAGGCTCATCTGGACGGCCGTCCTTGGAGACTGGCTCAACTTGGTCCTGAAATG GGTTCTGTTTGGGGAGAGACCGTACTGGTGGGTTCATGAGACCAGGTTTTATGGAACGGGACCGGCCCCTTCTCTGCAGCAGTTTCCCATCACATGTGAGACTGGACCAG GAAGCCCTTCGGGTCATGCAATGGGTGCAGCTGGGGTCTGGTATGTGATGGTGACTGGGCTACTCACTATTGCAACAGAGAAGCGATGCCCCTCTTTACTATACAA ATTCCTGCAGGCAGGCCTGTGGATGCTAATGGGCCTGGTAGTGCTGGTGGTCTGCATGTCCAGGGTCTACATGGCTGCCCACTTCCCACACCAGGTCGTTGCTGGAGTCATTACGG GTGTACTTGTTGCTGAGGTTGTCTCAAAGGAGAAATGGATCTACAGCGCCAGCATGAAGAAATACTTCTACATGACTCTCTTCTTGACCTCCTTTGCTGTTGGCTTCTACGTCATCCTCAAAGCTCTGGATGTGGACCTGCTGTGGACCCTGGAGAAAGCCCAGAAGTGGTGCGTGAGGGCAGAGTGGGTCCACCTGGACAGCACGCCCTTCGCCAGCCTCCTGCGGAACATGGGCACCCTGTtcggcctgggcctgggcctgcaCTTGCCCCTCTACACTGACACCAACAAAAGAAGCACCAGTTTCAAGATGGGATGTATTATTGTCTCCTTGTTTCTGCTTCAGCtgttggatggatggacattttCATCTAAAAATCTTACGATTTtctattttgtgtcttttggtAAAAGTGCAGTTGCACTTTTAATCCCGACCACTCTGGTTCCCTGGGCGCTCTGCTGGATTTgcaagggaaagagagaagacaAGAATTTGTGA
- the g6pca.2 gene encoding glucose-6-phosphatase yields the protein MNAIMDAMQGFGVSTTHYLQTNYQDAQGLFLWVSWAADLRNTFFIFFPLWFQLRSSVAIKLIWVAVIGDWLNLVFKWILFGERPYWWVHETAHYANTLRPHIEQYPMTCETGPGSPSGHAMGAAGVYYTLVTSILAIVTSKKKYGSKKSTNKDWYLKAVLWTLFWGVQLCVCLSRVFIAAHFPHQVIAGVISGIIVAEAFNRTQWIYSASMKKYFYMTLFLTCFAVGFYVILKALDVDLLWTLEKAQKWCVRAEWVHLDSTPFASLLRNMGTLFGLGLGLHSPLYTDTKKSSSMWVKAGCVISSLLLLHLFDSFKPPTHTAALFYLLSFCKSATVPLVTVSIIPYCVNGALSLQNKKGA from the exons ATGAATGCTATAATGGACGCCATGCAAGGCTTTGGTGTGAGCACCACGCACTACCTTCAGACCAACTATCAAGATGCCCAGGGCTTGTTTCTCTGGGTCTCGTGGGCAGCAGATCTCAGGAACaccttcttcatcttcttcccGCTTTGGTTTCAGCTGCGTTCTTCAGTGGCCATCAAGCTCATTTGGGTCGCCGTGATTGGAGACTGGCTAAATTTGGTGTTTAAATG GATTCTGTTTGGGGAGAGGCCTTACTGGTGGGTCCATGAGACGGCTCATTATGCAAACACACTTCGTCCTCACATCGAGCAGTATCCAATGACCTGTGAGACCGGCCCAG GCAGCCCCTCCGGCCACGCTATGGGAGCCGCAGGAGTCTACTACACCCTGGTGACCTCTATCCTCGCCATTGTGACCAGCAAGAAGAAATATGGAAGCAAGAAATCCACCAACAAGGACTG GTATCTGAAGGCCGTTTTGTGGACCCTGTTTTGGGGCGtccagctgtgtgtctgtctctccaggGTCTTCATCGCCGCCCACTTCCCCCACCAAGTCATTGCTGGTGTTATCTCAG GTATAATCGTGGCTGAAGCCTTCAACAGAACTCAATGGATCTACAGCGCCAGCATGAAGAAATACTTCTACATGACTCTCTTCTTGACCTGCTTTGCTGTTGGCTTCTACGTCATCCTCAAAGCTCTGGATGTGGACCTGCTGTGGACCCTGGAGAAAGCCCAGAAGTGGTGCGTGAGAGCAGAGTGGGTCCACCTGGACAGCACGCCCTTCGCCAGCCTCCTGCGGAACATGGGCACCCTGTtcggcctgggcctgggcctgcaCTCGCCCCTCTACACTGACACCAAGAAGAGCAGCAGCATGTGGGTCAAAGCAGGGTGCGTCATCAGCTCTCTGCTCCTGCTGCACCTGTTTGACTCCTTCAAGCCTCCCACACACACCGCAGCCCTCTTTTACCTGCTTTCCTTCTGCAAAAGCGCCACAGTGCCTCTGGTCACTGTAAGTATCATCCCGTACTGCGTGAACGGAGCTCTGAGCCTACAGAACAAAAAGGGAGCGTGA